In the genome of Pelagibacterium nitratireducens, one region contains:
- a CDS encoding ABC transporter permease — MTINGFKLPKMAALVVWLVVWELVGQFDLLMLFPPFSSVLMAMGEVVTSRSFGNAVWITLSCYAMGMGLALAVGITIGVLMGLFKPVDDMLNMWVNVFLSAPLSALVPIFMILFGLGTPTVVVTVFMFAVWIIVLDTRAGVQNISPSLMEMSHSFGANRFERARIVLFAALPEILAGIRLGMIRGVKGVVIGQLLVSIIGVGALFALYQQNFLMSHFWALIVLLFTFALTMADLIGRLEKRIEYYAHVRS, encoded by the coding sequence ATGACGATCAATGGTTTCAAACTCCCCAAGATGGCTGCGCTGGTCGTCTGGCTGGTGGTCTGGGAACTGGTCGGGCAGTTCGACCTGCTCATGCTGTTCCCGCCCTTCTCGTCGGTGCTGATGGCCATGGGCGAGGTGGTGACCTCGCGCAGCTTTGGCAATGCGGTCTGGATCACCCTTTCGTGCTACGCGATGGGCATGGGGCTTGCGTTGGCCGTCGGCATCACGATCGGCGTCCTCATGGGCCTGTTCAAGCCGGTCGACGACATGCTCAACATGTGGGTCAACGTTTTCCTGTCAGCGCCCCTCTCGGCGCTGGTCCCGATCTTCATGATCCTGTTCGGATTGGGCACGCCGACAGTTGTCGTTACCGTTTTCATGTTCGCCGTCTGGATCATTGTGCTTGATACAAGGGCGGGTGTCCAAAACATTTCTCCCTCGCTGATGGAAATGTCCCATTCCTTCGGCGCCAACCGCTTCGAACGCGCCAGGATCGTGCTTTTTGCCGCATTGCCGGAAATTCTCGCCGGTATCCGGCTCGGCATGATCCGCGGCGTCAAGGGCGTCGTCATCGGCCAGCTTCTGGTCTCGATCATCGGGGTTGGCGCCCTGTTCGCGCTGTACCAGCAGAACTTCCTCATGTCCCACTTCTGGGCCCTGATCGTCCTTTTATTCACCTTTGCCCTGACCATGGCGGACCTGATCGGCCGACTGGAAAAGCGCATCGAATACTACGCACACGTTAGGAGTTGA
- a CDS encoding ABC transporter ATP-binding protein: protein MKIATPDMLEKGASPVGASSKIIEVKNVSKVYGTEVVALKDINLDFQTGQLTSLLGPSGCGKTTLLKIIAGLLPATQGEVLVNGEKISGPGPERAFVFQDFALLPWASVLDNAAFGLKMQGMGKSEREEIANHYIREVGLDGFEKSYPHQLSGGMRQRVGLARALSVNAEVLLMDEPFSAVDEQTRRKFQEDLIRLREVEKKTFIFVTHSIEEAVYVSDRIILLSPRPGRVSEIIDPDIPGDIGPDELRRNEVYLETVESIWHGIKKYVE from the coding sequence ATGAAAATCGCGACCCCCGATATGCTTGAAAAAGGAGCTTCCCCAGTGGGTGCATCCAGCAAGATCATCGAAGTCAAGAACGTCTCGAAAGTCTACGGAACCGAGGTCGTGGCCCTCAAGGACATCAATCTCGATTTCCAGACTGGCCAGCTCACGAGTCTGCTCGGGCCGTCCGGCTGCGGCAAGACCACCCTGCTCAAGATCATTGCCGGACTGCTGCCGGCGACACAGGGCGAAGTGCTGGTCAACGGCGAAAAAATTTCCGGACCCGGACCCGAGCGGGCTTTCGTCTTTCAGGATTTCGCGCTGCTGCCCTGGGCCAGCGTTCTCGACAATGCCGCTTTCGGCCTCAAAATGCAGGGCATGGGAAAATCCGAGCGCGAGGAGATCGCCAACCATTATATAAGGGAAGTGGGCCTTGATGGTTTCGAAAAAAGCTATCCCCACCAGCTCTCTGGCGGCATGCGCCAACGGGTCGGCCTGGCCCGCGCCCTCTCGGTCAATGCCGAAGTCCTGTTGATGGACGAGCCCTTCTCGGCCGTCGACGAGCAGACCCGGCGCAAGTTTCAGGAAGACCTGATCCGTCTGCGCGAAGTGGAGAAAAAGACCTTCATCTTCGTGACCCATTCCATCGAGGAAGCGGTCTATGTTTCCGATCGCATCATCCTGCTTTCGCCGCGCCCCGGCCGGGTGTCCGAGATCATCGACCCCGACATCCCCGGCGATATCGGTCCAGATGAACTGCGCCGCAACGAGGTCTATCTCGAAACGGTCGAGAGCATCTGGCACGGCATCAAGAAATATGTGGAGTGA
- a CDS encoding ABC transporter permease — MSTLNTADAALLHNRTDAPGFASRLAQIPLIWKLLSVALFALAWEMAGRSGFNFSFPTFSATVSAFWEMVVDGSMGMAYLRTLEPLLIGLAFSLIVGVTMGVAMGLREDVEWLALPIFIVMQAAPMAALIPLVTFIYGISLTAKVIAVVMLAMPVITINSYKAVRNVPGSLVSMCHSFMGTRRQQIWYVVVPAASPMMFAGLRLGVAEGFSGVVLAELLITPTGIGDLITFHRSVANFAHMYATIASIVLFAVIAVGLLQWVETLLFRPEKRSVK, encoded by the coding sequence ATGTCGACACTGAACACGGCCGACGCCGCACTGCTGCACAACCGGACAGACGCGCCCGGTTTCGCCTCGCGCCTGGCCCAGATCCCGCTGATCTGGAAACTGCTTTCGGTGGCTCTTTTCGCTCTGGCCTGGGAAATGGCCGGCCGTTCGGGCTTCAACTTTTCCTTCCCCACGTTTTCGGCGACTGTATCTGCCTTTTGGGAAATGGTGGTGGACGGCTCGATGGGCATGGCCTATCTGCGCACCCTCGAACCGCTGCTCATTGGGCTCGCTTTTTCCCTGATCGTGGGGGTGACGATGGGCGTAGCCATGGGCCTGCGCGAAGACGTCGAATGGCTCGCCCTGCCCATATTCATCGTCATGCAAGCCGCCCCCATGGCGGCGCTGATCCCGCTGGTGACCTTTATCTACGGCATCAGCCTGACGGCCAAGGTGATCGCTGTGGTCATGCTCGCCATGCCGGTTATCACAATCAATTCCTACAAGGCGGTGCGAAACGTCCCCGGATCGCTGGTCTCCATGTGCCATTCCTTCATGGGCACCCGCCGCCAGCAGATCTGGTACGTTGTTGTTCCCGCAGCCAGCCCCATGATGTTCGCCGGATTGCGGCTCGGCGTTGCCGAGGGCTTTTCTGGTGTGGTCCTCGCCGAATTGCTGATCACACCGACCGGCATCGGCGATCTGATCACCTTCCACCGCTCGGTGGCCAATTTTGCCCATATGTACGCGACAATCGCTTCCATCGTGTTGTTTGCGGTGATCGCCGTGGGCCTCCTGCAATGGGTCGAAACACTGCTGTTCCGCCCGGAAAAACGGAGTGTGAAATGA
- a CDS encoding ABC transporter substrate-binding protein, giving the protein MKITRRLFTIASAAIALSISLGAVPALAQNAPIRVAMGDIASVESLGLLVAIERTKERGVPMELTFFNSEDVATQAVVGGQADIGVGAPYAFIQNSNAPIRMFYRMTTLLFFPVVNSEVYSSWADLDGEEMTVHSRGSGTEALMRLMEQNEGITFSNLSYVPGAEVRAGALLQGTVNATIVDAASMRLLEDQAPGKFMQLPVEGVNATDEALYANTSFLESRTDDLAVFVEELLGTWQEINENPAMVAEWRAQYDLLPDLPAEAAGDIEQFYTEAAEGGVLPLGGGMPEDVIDDLAFLSAAGQVEAPDGDVDVSMYWDFSALDAARQ; this is encoded by the coding sequence ATGAAGATCACGCGCAGACTGTTTACCATCGCCAGCGCCGCAATTGCGCTGAGCATTTCGCTCGGCGCCGTGCCGGCTCTGGCCCAAAATGCCCCCATACGGGTGGCCATGGGCGACATTGCCAGCGTCGAAAGCCTCGGATTGCTCGTTGCCATCGAGCGCACCAAGGAACGCGGCGTGCCCATGGAATTGACGTTCTTTAACTCTGAAGACGTCGCGACCCAGGCGGTCGTCGGCGGGCAGGCCGATATCGGGGTGGGAGCGCCTTATGCCTTCATTCAGAATTCGAACGCCCCGATCCGCATGTTCTACCGCATGACGACGCTTCTGTTCTTCCCTGTCGTCAATTCAGAGGTTTATTCGAGCTGGGCCGACCTTGACGGCGAGGAAATGACCGTGCACTCGCGCGGATCGGGTACCGAGGCCCTGATGCGGCTCATGGAGCAGAACGAGGGCATAACCTTTTCCAACCTCAGCTATGTTCCGGGCGCCGAAGTGCGAGCCGGCGCCCTGTTGCAGGGCACGGTCAATGCCACGATCGTTGACGCGGCATCCATGCGGCTGCTCGAGGATCAGGCGCCCGGCAAATTCATGCAGCTTCCTGTCGAAGGTGTAAATGCCACCGACGAGGCGCTCTACGCCAACACAAGCTTCCTCGAAAGCCGCACCGATGATCTAGCGGTGTTCGTCGAGGAGCTGCTCGGCACCTGGCAGGAGATCAACGAAAATCCTGCAATGGTGGCCGAGTGGCGGGCGCAATACGACCTGCTGCCCGATCTTCCGGCCGAAGCGGCTGGTGACATCGAGCAGTTCTACACCGAAGCGGCCGAAGGCGGCGTATTGCCGCTTGGCGGCGGCATGCCCGAGGACGTCATCGACGATCTCGCTTTCCTCTCGGCGGCCGGTCAGGTCGAAGCCCCCGACGGGGATGTGGATGTCTCGATGTACTGGGACTTCAGCGCCCTGGACGCTGCTCGCCAGTAG
- a CDS encoding FadR/GntR family transcriptional regulator has product MSDDTQEIEEGNGATLVQLRAWLTRHNFPPDTRLPAERELSEQLGVSRADLRKALATLEAEGQLWRHVGKGTFTGSRAIEVLSLAEIDRETNPAEVMRTRLLIEPIIAREAALNATSRHVEAMHRCIQRTHRAGTWRQYEAADNEFHRCIAEATDNRLLLALFDALNAVRRAVVWGLLRSSSDRPPHDHHSFAEHDLIIAAIEQRDLDGASRAMYQHLRQVERHLMEAPEVRSR; this is encoded by the coding sequence ATGTCTGACGATACGCAGGAAATCGAAGAGGGGAATGGCGCGACACTGGTTCAATTGCGGGCCTGGCTGACGCGCCACAACTTTCCGCCCGATACCAGGCTGCCAGCGGAACGTGAGCTTTCCGAACAGCTTGGCGTCTCGCGGGCCGATCTGCGCAAGGCGTTGGCGACGCTGGAAGCGGAGGGCCAGCTCTGGCGCCATGTGGGCAAGGGCACGTTCACCGGCAGCCGGGCCATCGAAGTGCTCAGCCTTGCGGAAATCGACAGGGAAACCAATCCCGCCGAAGTCATGCGAACCCGCCTGCTGATCGAGCCGATTATTGCCCGGGAGGCCGCGCTCAACGCGACCTCACGTCATGTGGAGGCCATGCATCGCTGTATCCAAAGGACACACAGGGCGGGCACCTGGCGGCAATATGAAGCGGCCGATAACGAGTTTCACCGGTGCATTGCCGAGGCAACCGACAATCGATTGTTGTTGGCGCTTTTCGATGCATTGAACGCGGTGCGCCGTGCGGTGGTCTGGGGATTGCTGCGGTCCAGCTCGGACCGTCCCCCGCACGATCACCATTCCTTTGCCGAACATGATCTGATCATTGCGGCCATCGAGCAGCGCGATCTCGATGGCGCCAGCCGTGCCATGTATCAGCATTTGCGTCAGGTCGAGCGACATCTCATGGAGGCGCCCGAGGTCAGGTCCCGCTGA
- a CDS encoding sulfite exporter TauE/SafE family protein, translating to MDFITLAIIFAAVGAGAISKGATGMGMPLIAVPFLAATFGLQHAIAVLLIPILVSNAFQLYRFRHARGDARLRFLPSMLALCVVGVIGGTWFLTATPERGLALTLGILLLGYLALRVLNPHFIVGPEAAKRWAMPAGLGAGLLHGATGISAPIGVTFIHAMRFERNAHVYAVSAMFMALATFQAPSLWVAGVLRPEWLLQGVFALIPTFLFMPVGQWLSGKLSQTAFDRMILIFLGLIGLKMVLGI from the coding sequence ATGGATTTCATCACACTCGCCATCATTTTTGCCGCGGTCGGTGCCGGCGCCATCTCCAAGGGCGCCACCGGGATGGGAATGCCGCTTATCGCCGTCCCCTTCCTGGCGGCGACGTTCGGGCTACAGCATGCCATTGCCGTGCTGCTGATCCCCATCCTGGTTTCCAACGCCTTTCAGCTCTATCGCTTTCGGCATGCCAGGGGCGATGCGCGATTGCGCTTTCTTCCATCCATGCTGGCGCTTTGCGTGGTCGGGGTGATCGGCGGAACCTGGTTTTTGACAGCGACCCCTGAACGGGGACTGGCGCTGACCCTGGGCATTCTATTGCTCGGCTATCTGGCGCTGCGGGTCCTGAATCCGCACTTTATAGTCGGCCCGGAGGCGGCGAAGCGCTGGGCCATGCCGGCTGGCCTGGGGGCGGGACTCCTGCATGGGGCGACGGGCATTTCGGCGCCGATCGGGGTGACCTTCATTCATGCCATGCGGTTCGAGCGCAACGCGCATGTTTATGCGGTTTCAGCGATGTTTATGGCTCTGGCCACTTTTCAGGCACCTTCGCTCTGGGTGGCGGGCGTTCTACGCCCTGAATGGCTGCTGCAAGGGGTGTTTGCGCTGATCCCGACCTTTCTGTTCATGCCGGTCGGGCAATGGCTTTCGGGCAAGCTCAGTCAGACCGCCTTCGATCGGATGATCCTGATCTTTCTCGGCCTTATCGGGCTCAAGATGGTGCTCGGCATCTAG
- the acnA gene encoding aconitate hydratase AcnA, with translation MTETSNSFKTKTNLTVGNKAYTIFSLAEAEKNGLDGISRLPHSLKVVLENLLRFEDDRTVKAADIRAVKAWLDDRGRAGHEISYRPARVLMQDFTGVPAVVDLAAMRDATAKLGADPQKINPLVPVDLVIDHSVMVDYFGTPGAFEQNVTREYERNGERYEFLRWGQSAFENFRVVPPGTGICHQVNLEYLAQTVWTKQENGEEIAYPDTLVGTDSHTTMVNGLAVLGWGVGGIEAEAAMLGQPISMLIPEVIGFKFTGKLPEGTTATDLVLHVVEMLRKKGVVGKFVEFFGAGLSNLSLEDKATIANMAPEYGATCGFFPIDKETIKYLTDSGREPDRVALVEAYAKEQGMFRADNDQDPIFTDTLELDLSTVVPSLAGPKRPQDRVALTDASTAFVKALEEIAGGRKVSPEPDSKGDSRYIDEGATGVHDTPEDNENHGYVVNGADYRISDGDVVIAAITSCTNTSNPSVLIAAGLVARKAREKGLKPQPWVKTSLAPGSQVVTEYLEKSGLQEDLDAMGFNTVGYGCTTCIGNSGPLDENISKCINDNDLVAVSVLSGNRNFEGRVNPDVRANYLASPPLVVAYSLLGKMTGDITTQPLGTGSDGQPVYLKDIWPTSTEVADVLRSAISVDMFRRRYGDVFKGDKRWQEIKVDGGETYKWNSASTYVQNPPYFEGMTMDPKPVTDIENARVLSIFLDSITTDHISPAGSFKSGTPAGKYLMERQVKPIDFNSFGARRGNHEVMMRGTFANIRIKNQMLDGVEGGFTKSPSGEVVPIYDAAMEYKAQGTPLVIFAGKEYGTGSSRDWAAKGTTLLGVRAVIAQSFERIHRSNLVGMGVLPLVFNEGTSWQSLGITGDETVSIRGLTEIEPRQTLELDITFGDGRNEIVPVLLRIDTLDELEYYRHGGILQYVLRNLVAA, from the coding sequence GTGACCGAGACATCCAATAGCTTTAAGACCAAGACGAACCTCACCGTTGGAAACAAGGCCTATACGATCTTTTCGCTCGCCGAAGCAGAAAAGAACGGACTGGATGGCATTTCCCGCCTGCCCCATTCATTGAAGGTGGTCCTCGAAAACCTGCTGCGTTTCGAAGACGACCGCACCGTCAAGGCCGCCGACATCAGGGCTGTAAAGGCATGGCTCGACGATCGCGGCCGGGCCGGGCACGAAATCTCCTACCGCCCTGCCCGCGTCCTGATGCAGGATTTCACCGGCGTCCCCGCCGTTGTCGATCTGGCCGCCATGCGCGATGCCACCGCAAAGCTCGGTGCGGATCCCCAGAAGATCAACCCGCTGGTCCCCGTCGACCTGGTCATCGATCACTCGGTGATGGTCGATTATTTCGGCACCCCCGGCGCGTTCGAGCAGAACGTGACGCGCGAATATGAACGCAATGGCGAGCGCTATGAATTCCTGCGTTGGGGCCAGTCGGCGTTTGAAAATTTCCGCGTCGTGCCTCCCGGAACCGGCATCTGCCACCAGGTGAATCTCGAATATCTGGCCCAGACCGTCTGGACGAAACAGGAAAACGGCGAGGAAATCGCCTATCCCGATACGCTTGTCGGCACCGACAGCCACACCACGATGGTCAACGGACTGGCCGTCCTTGGCTGGGGTGTGGGCGGCATCGAGGCCGAAGCTGCAATGCTCGGCCAGCCCATTTCCATGCTCATCCCTGAAGTGATCGGGTTCAAGTTCACTGGCAAGTTGCCCGAAGGCACGACAGCAACCGACCTTGTGCTGCACGTCGTCGAAATGCTGCGCAAGAAAGGCGTGGTCGGAAAATTCGTCGAATTTTTCGGCGCCGGCCTCTCCAACCTCTCGCTCGAAGACAAGGCAACCATCGCCAACATGGCGCCCGAATATGGCGCGACCTGCGGCTTCTTCCCGATCGACAAGGAAACCATCAAATACCTCACCGATTCGGGCCGCGAACCCGATCGCGTGGCACTGGTCGAAGCCTATGCCAAGGAACAGGGCATGTTCCGGGCCGACAATGACCAGGATCCGATCTTCACCGACACGCTCGAACTCGATCTTTCTACCGTCGTGCCCTCGCTGGCCGGTCCCAAGCGCCCGCAGGATCGTGTGGCCCTGACCGACGCTTCGACCGCGTTCGTCAAGGCACTCGAAGAGATTGCCGGCGGCCGCAAGGTTTCGCCCGAGCCCGACTCCAAGGGCGATTCGCGCTATATCGATGAGGGTGCCACCGGCGTCCATGATACGCCCGAGGACAACGAAAACCATGGCTATGTCGTCAATGGTGCGGACTATCGGATTTCCGATGGCGATGTGGTGATTGCCGCGATCACCTCGTGCACGAACACGTCCAATCCGTCGGTGCTGATCGCGGCCGGCCTCGTGGCCCGCAAGGCACGCGAAAAGGGATTGAAACCCCAGCCCTGGGTCAAGACATCACTGGCTCCCGGTTCGCAGGTCGTCACCGAATACCTCGAAAAATCCGGCCTGCAGGAAGACCTCGACGCCATGGGGTTCAACACTGTCGGCTATGGGTGCACCACCTGCATCGGCAATTCCGGCCCGCTCGATGAAAACATCTCCAAATGCATCAACGACAACGATCTGGTTGCCGTCTCGGTGCTGTCGGGGAACCGTAACTTCGAGGGCCGCGTCAACCCCGACGTGCGCGCCAACTATCTCGCCTCGCCCCCGCTGGTTGTCGCCTATTCGCTGCTCGGTAAAATGACCGGCGATATTACCACCCAGCCGCTCGGCACCGGATCGGACGGACAGCCCGTCTATCTGAAAGACATCTGGCCCACTTCGACTGAAGTGGCCGACGTTCTGCGCTCGGCGATTTCGGTGGACATGTTCAGGCGCCGCTATGGCGACGTGTTCAAGGGCGACAAGCGCTGGCAGGAAATCAAGGTCGACGGTGGGGAAACCTACAAGTGGAACTCGGCGTCCACATATGTTCAGAACCCGCCCTATTTCGAGGGCATGACCATGGACCCCAAGCCGGTGACCGACATCGAGAACGCCCGGGTTCTTTCGATCTTCCTCGATTCGATCACCACCGATCACATTTCCCCGGCCGGCTCGTTCAAGTCGGGCACGCCTGCCGGCAAGTACCTGATGGAACGCCAGGTCAAGCCAATCGACTTCAACTCGTTCGGCGCGCGTCGCGGCAACCACGAAGTGATGATGCGGGGCACTTTTGCCAATATCCGCATCAAGAACCAGATGCTCGATGGCGTCGAGGGTGGCTTTACCAAGTCGCCTTCGGGCGAAGTGGTACCGATCTATGACGCAGCCATGGAATACAAGGCTCAGGGCACCCCGCTGGTGATCTTTGCCGGCAAGGAGTATGGCACGGGCTCGTCACGCGACTGGGCGGCAAAGGGCACGACCCTGCTCGGCGTTCGCGCCGTAATTGCCCAGAGCTTCGAGCGTATCCACCGCTCCAACCTGGTCGGCATGGGCGTCCTTCCGCTGGTCTTTAACGAGGGCACCTCATGGCAGTCGCTCGGTATCACCGGCGATGAGACGGTTTCAATCCGCGGATTGACGGAAATCGAGCCGCGCCAGACGCTTGAACTCGATATCACCTTCGGTGACGGCCGAAATGAAATCGTGCCGGTTCTCCTGCGCATCGATACGCTGGACGAACTCGAGTACTATCGCCATGGCGGTATCCTGCAATATGTGCTGCGCAACCTCGTCGCCGCATAA
- the ccmA gene encoding heme ABC exporter ATP-binding protein CcmA codes for MNIEGLSRMPETGLGVNALSLSRGGRTIVTALSFSLEAGTALMLRGPNGAGKSTLLMALAGLLDPVAGRIEYLQTDPEAPKYGHLHYVAHAPAIKSGLSVAENLKFWADVLDAEPADVETALSRAGLGELGSIDAGLLSAGQTRRLALARLIAVRRPLWLLDEPTSALDTAGAAWVGALISSHLQQGGLAVIATHLDIAVDGNVKTLELGGSAQ; via the coding sequence ATGAACATTGAAGGGCTTTCCCGCATGCCGGAAACCGGGCTTGGCGTTAACGCCCTGTCGCTGAGCAGGGGCGGGCGGACCATTGTGACAGCGTTGAGCTTTTCTCTGGAGGCGGGAACGGCGCTTATGCTGCGGGGGCCCAATGGGGCCGGCAAGAGCACATTGTTGATGGCGCTGGCCGGGCTGCTGGATCCCGTTGCGGGGCGTATAGAATATCTGCAAACCGATCCCGAGGCTCCGAAATACGGGCATCTGCACTATGTCGCGCATGCACCGGCCATAAAATCGGGACTCAGCGTCGCCGAGAATCTCAAATTCTGGGCCGATGTGCTCGATGCAGAACCAGCCGATGTCGAAACCGCCTTGTCCCGGGCCGGGCTGGGAGAATTGGGCAGCATAGATGCCGGGCTTCTTTCTGCCGGTCAGACCAGGCGCCTGGCGTTGGCGCGCCTGATTGCCGTTCGCCGCCCGCTCTGGCTGCTCGATGAGCCGACCAGTGCGCTCGACACCGCCGGCGCGGCATGGGTCGGTGCGCTGATTTCCAGTCATTTGCAACAAGGTGGGCTGGCGGTCATTGCCACCCACCTCGACATCGCCGTTGACGGCAATGTGAAGACGCTCGAATTGGGCGGATCGGCGCAATGA
- the ccmB gene encoding heme exporter protein CcmB, whose product MKVLGAIIARDLRLGLRQGGDILTLVLFFVIVGVLMPFAVGPDRPLLAQLAPAIIWVAALLAQLLSNERLFRGDFDDGSLAVFRHGIVPLEMVVAAKLVAHWLLTGLPLIVAMPILALMLGLDGQGFWLAVCSLALGTPALAAFGAIGAAVTVGLKRGGLVAPVLVLPLSLPVLIFGAGAFDVARLGGSAQALLLLGAISLLSVTLAPFAAALALKISGE is encoded by the coding sequence ATGAAGGTTCTGGGCGCAATCATCGCTCGCGACCTCCGGCTCGGTCTGCGCCAGGGTGGGGACATTCTCACCCTCGTGCTGTTCTTTGTCATTGTTGGCGTGCTCATGCCGTTCGCCGTTGGGCCCGACCGTCCGCTTCTTGCCCAGCTTGCCCCCGCCATTATCTGGGTAGCGGCGCTTCTGGCGCAGCTCTTGTCCAATGAACGTCTGTTTCGCGGCGATTTCGACGATGGGAGCCTGGCCGTTTTCCGCCATGGTATCGTCCCGCTCGAGATGGTGGTCGCCGCAAAACTCGTTGCGCACTGGCTGCTCACCGGATTGCCACTGATTGTGGCGATGCCCATTCTGGCCCTGATGCTGGGGCTTGATGGGCAGGGGTTCTGGCTGGCCGTTTGTTCGCTGGCGCTGGGCACGCCGGCGCTGGCTGCGTTCGGCGCCATCGGGGCTGCTGTGACAGTTGGCCTCAAGCGTGGGGGGCTGGTTGCACCGGTTCTTGTCTTGCCGCTGAGCCTGCCAGTGCTTATTTTCGGTGCCGGTGCGTTCGACGTGGCGCGGCTGGGCGGATCGGCCCAGGCCCTGCTGCTGCTCGGCGCGATCAGTCTTTTAAGCGTAACGCTTGCACCGTTCGCCGCGGCGCTGGCGCTGAAGATTTCCGGGGAATAG
- a CDS encoding heme ABC transporter permease translates to MVQTQPKPAEPGWFTRIAHPGMFMGWSRHLVVPLSVVTGLAFAVGLYFSFLASPADYQMGDTVRMMYVHVPSAWLSQFCYAVMFFSAIGTLVWRHPMADVSQKAAVPLGAAFTALALFTGSMWGRPTWGTFWEWDGRMTSTLVLLFIYLGLIALWRAFDDQLKAARIVAVLTLVGAINIPIIKFSVDWWQTLHQPASVFRTDGPTVDGSILVPLLVMTLAFSLLFLTLHLVRMRTEVTKRRIRSLELAQARAGEGA, encoded by the coding sequence ATGGTTCAGACCCAACCCAAACCCGCCGAGCCGGGATGGTTCACCCGCATCGCCCATCCGGGGATGTTTATGGGGTGGTCGCGCCATCTCGTCGTTCCGCTCTCTGTCGTGACCGGGCTGGCCTTTGCGGTGGGGCTCTATTTTTCGTTCCTTGCCTCGCCGGCCGATTATCAGATGGGGGACACAGTGCGCATGATGTATGTGCACGTCCCCAGCGCCTGGCTGAGCCAGTTCTGTTACGCCGTGATGTTTTTTTCGGCCATCGGCACGCTGGTCTGGCGCCATCCCATGGCCGATGTCAGCCAGAAGGCCGCCGTTCCTCTTGGTGCCGCCTTTACCGCGCTTGCCCTTTTCACCGGCTCGATGTGGGGCCGGCCCACATGGGGCACGTTCTGGGAATGGGATGGGCGCATGACCTCGACGCTGGTCCTGCTGTTCATCTATCTCGGCCTTATCGCCCTGTGGCGGGCGTTTGACGATCAGCTCAAGGCGGCTCGGATCGTTGCGGTGCTGACTTTGGTGGGCGCCATCAATATCCCCATCATCAAGTTTTCCGTCGATTGGTGGCAGACCCTGCACCAGCCCGCGTCCGTGTTCAGAACCGATGGTCCGACGGTCGATGGCTCGATCCTCGTGCCGCTGCTCGTGATGACGCTGGCGTTTTCTCTACTGTTCTTGACTTTGCATCTTGTGCGCATGCGGACCGAAGTCACCAAGCGTCGCATCCGCTCGCTCGAGTTGGCGCAGGCCCGCGCGGGAGAAGGTGCATGA
- the ccmD gene encoding heme exporter protein CcmD yields MIDLGQHWEFITAAYAGTIVVVGALIGWTVISARSAKARVAMLEAARQARRQK; encoded by the coding sequence ATGATCGATCTGGGCCAGCATTGGGAATTTATCACTGCAGCCTATGCCGGCACGATTGTCGTTGTCGGTGCGCTGATCGGCTGGACCGTGATTTCGGCGCGGTCGGCCAAGGCGCGGGTGGCTATGCTCGAAGCGGCGCGGCAGGCGCGCAGGCAGAAATGA
- a CDS encoding DsbE family thiol:disulfide interchange protein has translation MKPSVRIGLAVLPLIVLAALLGVFASQMGRSTSFVPSALIDKPVPQFNLASVEGHGQPGFSAADLAGNGVVIVNVFASWCVPCRAEHPFLMELANEPVEIYGLNYDDPAENARAFLAELGNPYDRIGADRDRRVGIEWGVYGVPETFVVDNDGVIRFKHVGPIDQESYQNTLLPAIEAARSPA, from the coding sequence ATGAAACCATCGGTCAGGATCGGCCTGGCGGTTTTGCCGCTCATTGTCCTTGCGGCTCTTCTGGGGGTGTTTGCTTCGCAGATGGGGCGCTCGACGAGCTTTGTGCCCTCCGCGCTCATCGACAAACCGGTGCCACAATTCAATCTCGCCTCGGTCGAGGGGCATGGCCAGCCCGGATTTTCAGCGGCCGATCTCGCCGGCAATGGCGTCGTTATCGTCAACGTCTTTGCGTCCTGGTGTGTGCCGTGCCGCGCCGAACATCCGTTCCTTATGGAATTGGCAAACGAACCGGTCGAAATCTATGGGCTCAATTATGACGATCCGGCGGAAAACGCCCGGGCGTTTCTGGCCGAGCTTGGCAATCCTTACGATCGGATCGGCGCGGACCGGGATCGTCGGGTGGGCATCGAATGGGGCGTTTACGGCGTGCCGGAAACCTTTGTCGTCGATAATGACGGCGTCATCCGGTTCAAACATGTCGGCCCGATCGACCAGGAGAGCTACCAGAACACGCTTCTCCCGGCCATCGAAGCGGCGCGCTCGCCGGCCTGA